The Helianthus annuus cultivar XRQ/B chromosome 16, HanXRQr2.0-SUNRISE, whole genome shotgun sequence genome includes a window with the following:
- the LOC110916889 gene encoding floral homeotic protein AGAMOUS isoform X1, with product MSFPNESGEMSPQRKLGRGKIEIKRIENTTNRQVTFCKRRNGLLKKAYELSVLCDAEVALIVFSSRGRLYEYANNSVKGTIDRYKKACLDPPSSGSVAEANAQFYQQEAAKLRQQIANLQNQNRQFYRNIMGESLGNMPAKDLKNLEGKLEKGISRIRSKKNELLFAEIEYMQKRENELHNNNQFLRAKIAENERSQQQHMSLMPGSSDYDLVPPHQPFDGRNYLQVNDLQPNNSYSCQDQTPLQLV from the exons ATGTCTTTTCCCAATGAGTCAGGTGAGATGTCTCCACAGAGAAAATTGGGTAGGGGAAAGATCGAAATCAAACGGATCGAAAACACGACAAATCGACAAGTGACATTTTGCAAACGCCGCAACGGTTTGCTGAAGAAGGCTTATGAGTTGTCTGTACTTTGTGATGCTGAGGTTGCGCTTATCGTCTTCTCGAGCCGCGGTCGCCTCTATGAGTATGCCAACAATAG TGTGAAAGGAACCATAGATAGGTACAAAAAGGCATGCCTGGATCCACCAAGCAGTGGCTCTGTTGCAGAAGCAAATGCTCAG TTTTACCAACAAGAAGCTGCAAAACTCCGTCAGCAAATCGCCAACCTTCAGAACCAAAACAG GCAATTTTATAGGAACATCATGGGTGAATCACTAGGAAACATGCCAGCAAAAGATCTCAAGAATCTTGAAGGCAAGTTAGAGAAAGGCATTAGCAGGATCAGATCAAAAAAG AATGAACTTCTGTTTGCTGAAATCGAGTATATGCAAAAGCGA GAAAATGAGTTGCATAACAATAATCAGTTCCTCCGAGCAAAG ATTGCTGAAAATGAAAGATCCCAGCAGCAACACATGAGCTTGATGCCTGGAAGTTCTGATTATGATCTTGTACCACCTCATCAACCATTTGATGGTCGAAACTACCTTCAAGTCAACGATCTTCAACCGAATAACAGTTACTCTTGCCAAGATCAAACCCCTCTCCAGTTGGT GTAA
- the LOC110916889 gene encoding floral homeotic protein AGAMOUS isoform X2, whose product MSFPNESGEMSPQRKLGRGKIEIKRIENTTNRQVTFCKRRNGLLKKAYELSVLCDAEVALIVFSSRGRLYEYANNSVKGTIDRYKKACLDPPSSGSVAEANAQFYQQEAAKLRQQIANLQNQNRNIMGESLGNMPAKDLKNLEGKLEKGISRIRSKKNELLFAEIEYMQKRENELHNNNQFLRAKIAENERSQQQHMSLMPGSSDYDLVPPHQPFDGRNYLQVNDLQPNNSYSCQDQTPLQLV is encoded by the exons ATGTCTTTTCCCAATGAGTCAGGTGAGATGTCTCCACAGAGAAAATTGGGTAGGGGAAAGATCGAAATCAAACGGATCGAAAACACGACAAATCGACAAGTGACATTTTGCAAACGCCGCAACGGTTTGCTGAAGAAGGCTTATGAGTTGTCTGTACTTTGTGATGCTGAGGTTGCGCTTATCGTCTTCTCGAGCCGCGGTCGCCTCTATGAGTATGCCAACAATAG TGTGAAAGGAACCATAGATAGGTACAAAAAGGCATGCCTGGATCCACCAAGCAGTGGCTCTGTTGCAGAAGCAAATGCTCAG TTTTACCAACAAGAAGCTGCAAAACTCCGTCAGCAAATCGCCAACCTTCAGAACCAAAACAG GAACATCATGGGTGAATCACTAGGAAACATGCCAGCAAAAGATCTCAAGAATCTTGAAGGCAAGTTAGAGAAAGGCATTAGCAGGATCAGATCAAAAAAG AATGAACTTCTGTTTGCTGAAATCGAGTATATGCAAAAGCGA GAAAATGAGTTGCATAACAATAATCAGTTCCTCCGAGCAAAG ATTGCTGAAAATGAAAGATCCCAGCAGCAACACATGAGCTTGATGCCTGGAAGTTCTGATTATGATCTTGTACCACCTCATCAACCATTTGATGGTCGAAACTACCTTCAAGTCAACGATCTTCAACCGAATAACAGTTACTCTTGCCAAGATCAAACCCCTCTCCAGTTGGT GTAA